One Yimella lutea DNA window includes the following coding sequences:
- a CDS encoding FKBP-type peptidyl-prolyl cis-trans isomerase yields the protein MRRNTRLLTVGVLSTTFVLAGCGDDSGSNKSSSPTSSSAATSSAAKPLTVSPDKVTPMTAIKVDEKNPKAPKLTLATKPFQANQTTARVVKKGSGAAVKATDIAYVNYLAVNGTNGKELFSTYGKDDVAVVLNDKSQFPGFVKALTGKPVGTVMDVAIPPADGFGAQGSQQLGITAKDTLIFRMTITGASAVLDKPEGTTVAPKKELPAVAVSDGNQSKKPATITMPKSGGKVATAPKSLVSQDLITGKGRKVVEGQTVKVRYTGVVWGTGKVFDSSAKNGGAPADFPLQTASATNPQGMIPGFVKGLVGKPVGSRVLLVLPPAEGYGAQGQPAAGIKGTDTLVFVVDILAAL from the coding sequence GTGCGCCGTAACACCCGCCTGCTTACTGTGGGCGTCCTTTCCACCACCTTCGTTCTCGCAGGGTGCGGCGACGACTCGGGCTCTAACAAGAGCAGTTCGCCGACGTCGTCCAGCGCAGCGACCAGCAGCGCCGCCAAGCCGCTGACGGTCTCGCCCGACAAAGTGACGCCGATGACGGCGATCAAGGTCGACGAGAAGAACCCGAAGGCGCCCAAGCTGACGCTCGCCACCAAGCCGTTCCAGGCCAACCAGACGACCGCACGTGTGGTGAAGAAGGGCAGCGGTGCGGCGGTGAAGGCCACCGACATCGCCTACGTGAACTATCTGGCGGTCAACGGCACCAACGGCAAGGAACTGTTCAGCACCTACGGGAAGGACGACGTCGCCGTCGTCCTCAACGACAAATCGCAGTTCCCGGGCTTCGTCAAGGCCCTGACCGGCAAGCCGGTGGGCACCGTGATGGACGTCGCGATCCCGCCGGCCGATGGTTTCGGTGCACAGGGCAGCCAGCAACTCGGGATCACCGCCAAGGACACGCTGATCTTCCGGATGACGATCACCGGTGCGTCCGCCGTGCTCGACAAGCCCGAGGGCACGACCGTCGCCCCGAAGAAGGAGCTGCCTGCGGTTGCGGTCAGCGACGGCAACCAGAGCAAGAAGCCCGCGACGATCACCATGCCGAAGTCCGGTGGCAAGGTCGCCACCGCACCGAAGTCGCTCGTCTCACAGGACCTCATCACCGGCAAGGGCCGCAAGGTCGTCGAAGGTCAGACCGTCAAGGTTCGCTACACCGGAGTCGTCTGGGGCACGGGCAAGGTCTTCGACAGTTCGGCCAAGAACGGCGGCGCGCCTGCCGACTTCCCGCTGCAGACCGCGTCGGCGACCAACCCGCAGGGGATGATCCCCGGGTTCGTCAAGGGCCTGGTCGGCAAACCGGTCGGCAGCCGTGTGCTGCTGGTTCTGCCGCCCGCCGAAGGCTACGGCGCGCAGGGTCAGCCGGCGGCCGGCATCAAGGGCACCGACACACTGGTGTTCGTGGTCGACATCCTCGCCGCACTCTGA
- the pafA gene encoding Pup--protein ligase produces the protein MERRIFGIETEYGVTCTSGGTRRLTPDEVARYLFRRVVSWGRSSNVFLGNGARLYLDVGSHPEYATAECDDIREAVIQDKAGERILVDLAVDAQERMAEDDIRGDIYIFKNNTDSAGNSYGCHENFLVSRHGDFQRVSEHLIPFLISRQITCGAGKIVQLGNRAVYAVSQRADHIWEGVSSATTRSRPIINTRDEPHADAEHYRRLHVIVGDSNMSQTTTQLKLGSAHLVLQMIEEGIPMRDMSLDNPIRAIREMSHDISGRTLVRLANGKEISALAMQTEYFERATAFVERQGISDETTKQVLDLWGRTLTAIETDNHSLVDTEIDWVIKKKLLDQVATKHGYDLDHPRMLQLDLTYHDIKPGRGVFDILQRAGRAATICTDDEVTAAVTTPPQTTRAKLRGDFVRAAQQHRRDFTVDWIHLKLNDQAQRTVLVKDPFANEDPRVTALIEAMG, from the coding sequence ATGGAACGGCGCATCTTTGGCATCGAGACCGAGTACGGCGTGACGTGCACCTCCGGCGGGACGCGCCGGCTGACCCCCGATGAGGTGGCGCGCTACTTGTTCCGTCGTGTGGTCAGCTGGGGACGCTCGAGCAATGTCTTCCTCGGCAATGGCGCCCGTCTCTACCTCGACGTCGGAAGCCACCCCGAGTACGCCACCGCGGAGTGCGACGACATCCGCGAGGCGGTGATCCAGGACAAAGCGGGGGAGCGCATCCTGGTCGATCTCGCGGTCGACGCCCAGGAGCGCATGGCCGAGGACGACATCCGCGGCGACATCTACATCTTCAAAAACAACACCGACTCGGCCGGCAACTCCTACGGGTGCCACGAGAACTTCCTGGTCTCGCGGCACGGCGACTTCCAGCGGGTCTCCGAGCACCTGATCCCGTTTCTGATCAGCCGCCAGATCACCTGTGGCGCAGGCAAGATCGTCCAGCTCGGCAACCGGGCGGTGTACGCGGTCAGCCAGCGCGCCGACCACATCTGGGAAGGCGTCAGCAGCGCGACGACCCGTTCGCGCCCGATCATCAACACCCGCGACGAACCGCATGCCGACGCCGAGCACTACCGGCGGCTGCACGTGATCGTCGGCGACAGCAACATGTCGCAGACCACCACCCAACTGAAGCTGGGATCGGCCCACCTGGTGCTGCAGATGATCGAGGAAGGCATCCCGATGCGGGACATGAGCCTCGACAACCCGATCCGCGCCATTCGCGAGATGAGCCACGACATCTCCGGCCGCACACTGGTGCGTCTCGCCAACGGCAAGGAGATCTCGGCGCTCGCCATGCAGACCGAATACTTCGAGCGGGCAACAGCATTCGTCGAACGGCAGGGCATCAGTGACGAGACCACCAAGCAGGTGCTCGACCTGTGGGGCCGGACGCTGACCGCGATCGAGACCGACAACCACTCGCTGGTCGACACCGAGATCGACTGGGTGATCAAGAAGAAGCTGCTCGACCAGGTCGCCACCAAGCACGGCTACGACCTCGATCACCCGCGCATGCTGCAGCTCGACCTGACCTACCACGACATCAAACCCGGACGCGGTGTCTTCGACATCCTGCAACGGGCCGGTCGGGCGGCCACGATCTGCACCGACGACGAGGTCACCGCGGCGGTGACCACGCCGCCGCAGACGACCCGCGCCAAGTTGCGCGGAGACTTCGTCCGGGCGGCCCAGCAGCATCGCCGCGACTTCACGGTCGACTGGATCCACCTCAAACTCAACGACCAGGCGCAACGAACGGTGCTGGTCAAGGACCCGTTCGCCAACGAGGATCCGCGGGTGACCGCGCTGATCGAGGCGATGGGCTGA
- a CDS encoding NAD-dependent epimerase/dehydratase family protein, producing MRLLILGGTAFLGRATARAALDAGHEVVCLARGASGSVVHGAELVRGERSTPDGYNGLIGEFDAVIDVARDPLHVRTALDALSGRAYRWLFVSTINVYERVGPDAIGADESAAVLEAWHGDDWTPEQYGAGKVTCERLVAQAFPKAHLIARAGLLAGPEDTTDRTGYWSLRFAHPSRPDDKVLVPHVPDAKVQLIDVRDLAKWLVCCAQDGTTGVFNATGPSVPLHAMLATARRVAGHTADLVAVPPDWLQAHAVSPWMGERSLPLWVPWPELAGMMSVDAGAARQVGLEVRPLADTFTDTLAWELRAGPGRPRNAGLSPTDEADLITTRLRER from the coding sequence ATGCGACTCCTCATCCTCGGCGGTACGGCCTTCCTCGGACGAGCAACCGCGAGGGCTGCACTCGACGCCGGTCATGAGGTGGTCTGTCTCGCCCGTGGCGCGAGCGGGTCGGTGGTCCACGGGGCCGAACTCGTCCGGGGCGAGCGGAGCACACCGGACGGATACAACGGCCTCATCGGCGAGTTCGACGCGGTGATCGATGTGGCCCGCGACCCGCTGCATGTCCGCACAGCGTTGGACGCGCTCAGCGGCCGTGCCTATCGATGGCTGTTCGTCTCCACCATCAACGTCTACGAGCGGGTCGGTCCCGACGCCATCGGCGCTGACGAAAGTGCCGCCGTGCTCGAGGCGTGGCACGGTGACGACTGGACGCCCGAGCAGTACGGTGCGGGCAAGGTGACCTGCGAACGCCTTGTCGCACAGGCCTTCCCGAAAGCGCACCTCATCGCCCGGGCCGGTCTGCTGGCCGGACCGGAGGACACCACCGACCGCACCGGCTACTGGTCGCTGCGTTTTGCCCATCCGTCCCGCCCGGACGACAAGGTGCTCGTCCCCCACGTACCGGACGCGAAGGTGCAACTGATCGACGTTCGCGACCTGGCGAAGTGGCTGGTGTGCTGTGCGCAGGACGGCACGACCGGTGTCTTCAACGCGACCGGACCGTCCGTCCCGCTGCACGCCATGCTCGCGACCGCTCGTCGGGTCGCCGGACACACTGCGGATCTCGTTGCGGTGCCGCCGGATTGGCTGCAGGCGCACGCAGTTTCCCCGTGGATGGGTGAGCGCTCGTTACCGCTGTGGGTGCCCTGGCCCGAACTCGCCGGCATGATGAGCGTCGACGCCGGCGCGGCCCGGCAGGTGGGTCTGGAGGTGCGGCCGCTGGCCGACACCTTCACCGACACCCTCGCCTGGGAACTACGAGCGGGTCCGGGCCGGCCCAGGAATGCGGGTCTCTCCCCCACCGACGAAGCCGATCTGATCACCACCCGGCTGCGCGAACGCTGA
- a CDS encoding ABC transporter ATP-binding protein: MAEQQQDDVEKNAERGQAKALLWDLLRPYRRLVAVLGVAVVIENAARLAVPRLVQIGVDDAVPPLQRSGDSSVLTQVVIALLIALVLQGCFRMLFILQSGRIGQNVLLELRRRVFKHFGKLDVSFHDRYTSGRVVSRSTSDVEAIQEMLENGFDGLITAVLTLVGTSILLVTLDLRLGLVCLISFPFLIALSLWFRRESAKAYRLVREISALVIVQFVESMTGIKAVQAYRREPRNQQIFGDLADRYRDINIRTMRLIAIFMPGVKLIGNLTTGVVLLYGGYLAMHGEITIGVLTAFLLYLRMFFEPMQEITQFYNTFQSATSALEKLAVVLDEKPAIADPEQPTELTDVRGEVEFDDVHFSYVEGRPVLPGLDLRVPAGQTVALVGTTGAGKTTIAKLIARYHDPDSGRVLLDGHDLRDLLQTDLRRHVVMVTQENFMFEGTVADNIRFGRPDATDEQVREAAAAVGADTFVDALPDGFATDVAKRGGRLSAGQRQLIAFARAFLADPDVLILDEATSSLDIPSERLVQQALQTILAGRTALIIAHRLSTVEVADRVVVLEHGQVLEDGPPRDLITREGGRYASLHQAWIDSLA, from the coding sequence ATGGCAGAACAACAGCAGGACGACGTCGAGAAGAACGCCGAACGCGGTCAAGCGAAGGCGCTGCTGTGGGACCTGCTTCGTCCGTACCGCCGCCTCGTCGCGGTGCTCGGCGTCGCCGTCGTCATCGAGAATGCAGCACGCCTCGCCGTGCCGCGTCTGGTGCAGATCGGTGTCGACGACGCAGTGCCGCCGCTGCAGCGCTCCGGCGACTCCAGCGTGCTCACCCAGGTCGTCATCGCCCTGCTGATCGCACTGGTTCTCCAGGGCTGCTTCCGGATGTTGTTCATCCTGCAGTCCGGGCGCATCGGCCAGAACGTGCTGCTCGAACTACGCCGCCGCGTCTTCAAGCACTTCGGCAAGCTCGACGTGTCCTTCCACGACCGGTACACCTCCGGCCGGGTGGTCAGTCGCTCGACCAGTGACGTCGAAGCCATCCAGGAGATGCTGGAGAACGGCTTCGACGGCCTCATCACCGCAGTCCTCACCCTGGTTGGCACCTCGATCCTGCTGGTCACCCTCGATCTGCGCCTGGGCCTGGTGTGCCTGATCAGTTTCCCGTTCCTGATCGCGCTGTCACTGTGGTTCCGCCGCGAGTCGGCGAAGGCGTACCGACTGGTGCGTGAGATCTCGGCGCTGGTCATCGTGCAGTTCGTGGAGTCGATGACCGGCATCAAGGCCGTCCAGGCCTACCGTCGCGAACCCCGCAACCAGCAGATCTTCGGTGACCTCGCCGACCGCTATCGCGACATCAACATCCGCACCATGCGCCTGATCGCCATCTTCATGCCCGGCGTGAAGCTGATCGGCAACCTCACGACGGGCGTGGTGCTGCTGTACGGCGGCTACCTGGCGATGCACGGCGAGATCACCATCGGCGTGCTGACCGCGTTCCTGCTCTACCTGCGGATGTTCTTCGAGCCGATGCAGGAGATCACGCAGTTCTACAACACCTTCCAGTCCGCGACCTCCGCGCTGGAGAAGCTCGCGGTGGTGCTCGACGAGAAGCCGGCGATCGCAGACCCGGAGCAGCCGACCGAGCTCACCGACGTCCGTGGCGAGGTGGAGTTCGACGACGTCCACTTCTCCTACGTCGAGGGACGACCGGTGCTTCCCGGGCTCGACCTGCGCGTCCCGGCCGGACAGACCGTCGCGTTGGTCGGTACGACCGGTGCGGGAAAGACCACGATCGCCAAGCTCATCGCCCGGTACCACGACCCCGATTCCGGACGCGTCCTGCTCGACGGCCACGACCTGCGCGATCTGTTGCAGACCGACCTGCGCCGTCATGTCGTAATGGTGACCCAGGAGAACTTCATGTTCGAGGGCACCGTGGCCGACAACATCCGCTTCGGACGTCCGGACGCGACCGACGAACAGGTGCGCGAAGCGGCCGCAGCCGTCGGCGCCGACACCTTCGTGGACGCCTTGCCCGATGGCTTCGCCACCGATGTCGCCAAGCGCGGCGGACGACTGTCGGCCGGCCAGCGGCAGCTCATCGCGTTCGCGCGAGCGTTCCTCGCCGACCCCGACGTGCTGATCCTGGACGAGGCCACCTCTTCGCTCGACATCCCCAGCGAACGGCTGGTGCAGCAGGCATTGCAGACGATCCTGGCCGGCCGGACCGCGCTGATCATCGCCCACCGACTCTCCACGGTCGAGGTGGCCGACCGGGTAGTCGTTCTCGAACACGGGCAGGTACTGGAGGACGGTCCGCCACGCGACCTCATCACCCGTGAAGGCGGCCGGTACGCGTCCCTGCATCAGGCCTGGATCGACTCGCTCGCCTGA
- a CDS encoding ABC transporter ATP-binding protein, which yields MTDAGELLSEPSISPPGRPGLRGNALVRLLPYLRPYRTRMIVMFIVALASIGSTIAIPLMTRAVIDGPVAHNDERGLWILGGSALLLGVAEAALWMIRRWLVQTASTGVENDIRQQLHARLQVLPMSFHGSWQSGQLLSRVMNDLGMMRRFIGFGSVLLILNVIQVVVVTAILLGMYWPLGLVVLISIGPVVGANLHYERQFSKASRAAQDQTGNVATQVEEAALGLRVVKSFGREQYVFDRFDTQATELREIQLRKVKIMSRFWTLLEVIPTATLVIVLAMGAHAVGNGDITLGTLVAFITFMLNLVWPIAALGFLLSMLSMLQETVTAADRVAEIFDTPRTVESGTSDTRITGGRLELRDAGFRFPDSDEWVLRHLNLVVEPGETVALVGATGSGKSVFTGLIPRLRDVTEGAVLIDGVDVRELPLPVLRKVVATAFEDPTLFSMSVRENLTLGNPDATPQQIDAAIQVAQAEFVRDLPFGLDTRIGEQGMSLSGGQRQRLSLARAVLADPRILVLDDTLSALDVHTEALVEEALRHVLADATGIVVAHRASTVLLADKVALLDHGTITHVGSHTELLATVPQYRYLLAADDELDPDLEHDEPWQTDERREARDEVVLVGRSRDVESDDDREGRR from the coding sequence GTGACGGACGCCGGCGAACTCCTCAGCGAACCCAGCATCTCCCCGCCCGGGCGCCCCGGTCTGCGGGGCAACGCGCTGGTCCGCTTGTTGCCGTACCTGCGCCCGTACCGCACCCGGATGATCGTCATGTTCATCGTCGCGCTGGCCTCCATCGGCAGCACGATCGCGATCCCGCTGATGACGCGGGCGGTGATCGACGGCCCGGTCGCGCACAACGACGAGCGCGGTCTGTGGATCCTCGGCGGCAGCGCTCTCCTTCTCGGTGTCGCCGAAGCGGCGCTGTGGATGATCCGCCGGTGGCTGGTGCAGACCGCGAGCACCGGTGTCGAGAACGACATCCGCCAGCAACTGCACGCGCGCCTGCAGGTGCTGCCGATGAGCTTCCACGGCAGCTGGCAGTCGGGCCAATTGCTCTCCCGGGTGATGAACGACCTCGGCATGATGCGTCGCTTCATCGGCTTCGGGTCGGTCCTGTTGATTCTCAACGTGATTCAGGTCGTGGTCGTCACGGCGATCCTGCTCGGGATGTACTGGCCGCTCGGTCTGGTGGTGCTGATCTCGATCGGGCCGGTGGTCGGCGCGAACCTGCACTACGAGCGCCAGTTCAGCAAGGCCTCCCGTGCCGCTCAGGACCAGACCGGCAACGTCGCCACACAGGTCGAGGAGGCAGCGCTCGGCCTTCGCGTCGTCAAGTCGTTCGGACGCGAGCAGTACGTGTTCGACCGATTCGACACCCAGGCGACCGAACTTCGTGAGATCCAGTTGCGCAAGGTCAAGATCATGTCGCGGTTCTGGACGCTGCTCGAAGTCATCCCGACCGCCACGCTGGTGATCGTGCTCGCGATGGGCGCCCATGCCGTCGGCAACGGCGACATCACGCTCGGCACACTCGTCGCCTTCATCACCTTCATGCTCAACCTGGTCTGGCCGATCGCCGCCCTCGGCTTCCTGCTGTCCATGCTGTCCATGCTGCAGGAGACCGTGACCGCGGCAGACCGTGTCGCCGAGATCTTCGACACGCCACGCACCGTCGAGAGCGGCACGAGCGACACCCGCATCACCGGCGGCCGGCTCGAACTGCGCGATGCAGGGTTCCGGTTCCCCGACAGTGACGAATGGGTGCTGCGTCATCTGAACCTGGTGGTCGAGCCGGGGGAGACGGTCGCCCTTGTCGGCGCGACCGGCTCGGGCAAGTCGGTGTTCACCGGACTGATCCCGCGCCTGCGCGACGTCACCGAAGGCGCCGTGTTGATCGACGGCGTCGACGTACGCGAGCTTCCGTTGCCGGTGCTGCGCAAGGTGGTTGCGACGGCATTCGAGGATCCCACGCTGTTCTCGATGTCGGTCCGCGAGAACCTCACGCTCGGCAACCCGGACGCGACGCCACAACAGATCGACGCAGCGATCCAGGTCGCTCAGGCGGAGTTCGTGCGAGACCTTCCGTTCGGCCTCGACACCCGCATCGGCGAGCAGGGGATGAGCCTGTCCGGTGGGCAGCGGCAACGGCTCTCGCTCGCCCGTGCGGTGCTGGCCGATCCGCGCATCCTCGTGCTCGACGACACGCTGTCCGCGCTCGACGTGCACACCGAGGCGTTGGTCGAGGAAGCCTTGCGCCACGTGCTCGCCGACGCGACCGGAATCGTTGTCGCACACCGTGCCTCGACCGTCCTGCTCGCCGACAAGGTGGCGTTGCTCGATCACGGCACGATCACCCATGTCGGATCTCATACCGAGTTGTTGGCGACCGTCCCGCAGTACCGCTACCTACTGGCGGCGGACGACGAACTCGATCCCGATCTCGAGCACGACGAACCCTGGCAGACCGATGAACGACGTGAGGCGCGCGACGAGGTGGTCCTCGTCGGCCGAAGCCGTGACGTCGAATCCGACGACGATCGCGAGGGACGCCGATGA
- a CDS encoding ankyrin repeat domain-containing protein encodes MLRAGVVRPDKDGVTPLQHAKIKGCDEMVKILSVAS; translated from the coding sequence ATGCTGCGCGCCGGTGTCGTTCGTCCGGACAAGGACGGGGTCACGCCGCTGCAACACGCGAAGATCAAGGGCTGCGACGAGATGGTGAAGATCCTTTCCGTCGCTTCGTGA
- the prcA gene encoding proteasome subunit alpha produces MSMPFYVSPEQLMKDRADYARKGIARGRAVVVLAYEGGIAFVAENPSRALHKISEIYDRIAFAAVGKYNEFENLRVAGVRYADLRGYSYDRSDVTARGLANAYAQTLGTVFTQESKPYEVEIVVAQIGATADDDQIYRLMYDGSVADEHGYVAMGGGADRISAGLEQEWRPDLDLGGALQLAVRLLGVDAEGNSRELTADQLEVAVLDRSRERRTFRRLPVPLLQTLLSAQAD; encoded by the coding sequence ATGAGCATGCCGTTCTACGTCTCGCCCGAACAACTGATGAAGGATCGGGCCGACTACGCGCGCAAGGGAATTGCTCGTGGGCGCGCGGTGGTCGTGCTCGCTTATGAAGGCGGCATCGCGTTCGTCGCCGAGAACCCCAGCCGGGCACTGCACAAGATCTCCGAGATCTACGACCGGATCGCCTTCGCGGCGGTCGGCAAGTACAACGAGTTCGAGAACCTACGGGTGGCCGGGGTCCGGTATGCCGATCTGCGCGGGTACTCCTACGACCGTTCCGACGTCACCGCCCGAGGCCTGGCCAACGCGTACGCGCAGACGCTCGGCACGGTGTTCACCCAGGAGTCGAAGCCGTACGAGGTGGAGATCGTAGTCGCGCAGATCGGCGCGACGGCAGACGACGACCAGATCTACCGCCTGATGTACGACGGGTCCGTCGCGGACGAGCACGGGTACGTCGCGATGGGCGGCGGCGCAGATCGGATCTCCGCAGGACTGGAGCAGGAATGGCGTCCCGACCTCGACCTCGGCGGCGCGCTGCAGTTGGCGGTGCGGTTGCTCGGTGTCGATGCCGAAGGTAATTCGCGAGAACTCACCGCCGACCAGCTCGAGGTGGCGGTGCTCGACCGCAGCCGCGAGCGTCGTACCTTCCGGCGGCTGCCCGTACCTCTGCTGCAGACACTGCTGAGCGCCCAGGCCGACTGA
- the prcB gene encoding proteasome subunit beta produces MTADPSGRLPAAYFAPGSSSFTEFLQAYAPTLMPDSTHAPSSVQVDAPHGTTIVSLSYNGGVLVAGDRRATMGNLIASHTMKKVFLTDDYSSVGIAGTAGVAIEMVRLFQVELEHYEKIEGDRLSLQGKANRLASMIRGNLGMAIQGLAVVPLFAGFDLDTGKGRMFSYDVTGGCYEEHQYHSVGSGSLFARGALKKLWRSGMSQDDAVRVIVEALYDAADDDSATGGPDPGRRIWPNVAILDAEGSRFVTDVEIEAVVETVVRARREGEAHR; encoded by the coding sequence GTGACCGCGGACCCGAGCGGACGACTGCCGGCCGCGTACTTCGCCCCGGGATCCTCGTCGTTCACCGAGTTCCTGCAGGCCTACGCCCCGACGCTGATGCCCGACTCGACCCATGCGCCCTCGAGTGTGCAGGTGGACGCTCCGCACGGCACGACGATCGTCTCGCTCAGCTACAACGGTGGCGTGCTGGTCGCCGGTGACCGGCGCGCCACGATGGGCAACCTCATCGCCAGCCACACCATGAAGAAGGTCTTCCTCACCGACGACTACTCGTCGGTGGGCATCGCCGGCACCGCCGGTGTCGCGATCGAGATGGTGCGCCTGTTCCAGGTCGAACTCGAACACTACGAGAAGATCGAGGGAGACCGACTTTCGTTGCAGGGCAAGGCGAATCGGCTCGCCTCGATGATTCGCGGCAACCTCGGCATGGCGATCCAGGGGCTGGCGGTCGTACCGCTGTTCGCCGGGTTCGATCTCGACACCGGCAAGGGCCGCATGTTCAGTTACGACGTCACCGGCGGTTGCTACGAGGAGCACCAGTACCACTCGGTCGGCTCGGGGTCGTTGTTCGCCCGCGGCGCTCTGAAGAAGCTCTGGCGCTCGGGGATGAGTCAGGACGACGCCGTGCGGGTGATCGTCGAGGCGCTGTACGACGCCGCCGACGACGACTCCGCAACCGGTGGTCCCGACCCCGGCCGGCGCATCTGGCCCAACGTCGCGATCCTCGACGCCGAGGGCTCGCGGTTCGTCACCGATGTCGAGATCGAGGCGGTCGTGGAGACCGTCGTCCGTGCCCGCAGGGAAGGGGAGGCGCACCGATGA
- a CDS encoding ubiquitin-like protein Pup: MAQERINPQRRDGDPAQETPPPAPAAPQVQTGDIDSVLDEIDGVLEANSEEFVRGFVQKGGQ; this comes from the coding sequence ATGGCACAGGAACGCATCAACCCCCAGCGCCGCGACGGCGACCCGGCGCAGGAGACGCCGCCACCCGCACCCGCTGCACCGCAGGTTCAGACCGGCGACATCGACAGTGTCCTCGACGAGATCGACGGCGTGCTCGAGGCGAACTCAGAAGAGTTCGTGCGCGGGTTCGTCCAGAAGGGCGGCCAGTGA
- a CDS encoding CapA family protein, giving the protein MRTRGMKRARVTVAAAFAASVMLGGCALGGSDSGTSGDGGSRSDGSSARSGSSGSPGSDGETAQTGADRLTIAFSGDDIPQEDPIKAAKAQSKDGGYNFKALMADAKPFTESADLAICNMEAALSPDNTNLTKGLRHNGPREFAEAMAWMGYDGCSTANNHTFDAGVKGLADTRKVMADHGLKAAGPGPDANTPGQPAMYDVKGVKVAHLAYSYTLDNFAGGSDLWVPDEAIWMKEAMWKRKKASGIIADAVAARKSGAQIVLVSMHWGNANDHAPTPAMVETANELMQSGSVDTIIGNHAHVVQKCERVNGKMVYFGLGNQISDQGVNWGFPDATQDGVMVKVSFERGDDGRWTQPKAVFQPTRVARTAGYFVRLVTADSNKVSYERTSSLIKGPGNSCNLSPAS; this is encoded by the coding sequence ATGCGTACAAGGGGTATGAAGAGGGCGCGTGTGACGGTCGCCGCGGCATTCGCCGCGTCGGTGATGCTCGGCGGTTGCGCCCTGGGTGGTTCCGATTCCGGAACCTCAGGAGACGGCGGGAGCCGAAGTGATGGCTCCAGCGCACGTTCCGGTAGTTCAGGAAGCCCCGGGAGTGATGGCGAGACCGCGCAGACCGGGGCCGACCGCCTCACGATCGCCTTCAGCGGCGACGACATCCCCCAGGAAGATCCCATCAAGGCCGCCAAGGCGCAGAGCAAGGACGGCGGTTACAACTTCAAGGCTCTGATGGCCGATGCCAAGCCGTTCACCGAGTCCGCCGACCTCGCCATCTGCAACATGGAGGCCGCGCTGTCGCCTGACAACACCAACCTCACGAAGGGGTTGCGGCACAACGGTCCTCGCGAGTTCGCCGAAGCGATGGCGTGGATGGGCTACGACGGCTGCAGCACCGCGAACAACCACACCTTCGATGCCGGGGTGAAGGGTCTCGCCGATACACGAAAGGTGATGGCGGACCACGGTCTGAAGGCCGCCGGGCCCGGGCCGGACGCGAACACACCGGGTCAGCCGGCCATGTACGACGTCAAGGGCGTCAAGGTCGCCCACCTCGCCTACAGCTACACCCTCGACAACTTCGCCGGCGGCAGCGACCTGTGGGTTCCGGATGAGGCGATCTGGATGAAGGAGGCGATGTGGAAACGCAAGAAGGCGAGCGGGATCATCGCCGACGCCGTCGCCGCACGGAAGTCCGGTGCTCAGATCGTGCTCGTCTCGATGCACTGGGGCAACGCGAACGATCACGCCCCCACACCGGCCATGGTCGAGACCGCGAACGAGCTCATGCAGTCGGGTTCGGTGGACACGATCATCGGAAACCACGCCCACGTCGTCCAGAAGTGCGAGCGGGTCAACGGGAAGATGGTCTATTTCGGCCTCGGCAACCAGATCTCCGACCAGGGCGTGAACTGGGGCTTCCCGGACGCCACCCAGGACGGCGTCATGGTCAAGGTCAGTTTCGAGCGCGGTGACGACGGCAGGTGGACACAGCCCAAGGCCGTCTTCCAACCCACCCGGGTCGCCCGTACGGCCGGCTACTTCGTTCGCCTGGTCACCGCGGACTCCAACAAGGTGTCCTACGAGCGCACCAGCAGCCTGATCAAGGGGCCGGGCAACTCGTGCAATCTGTCGCCCGCGAGTTGA